Proteins co-encoded in one Phycisphaerae bacterium genomic window:
- a CDS encoding acylneuraminate cytidylyltransferase family protein — protein sequence MKVISIITARGGSKGLPGKNIKSFGGKPLIGWTVEQAKGSSYIDDIVVSTDAREIAAVAEKFGGRVPFLRPESLAQDDTPSIDVVINLLKQLEQTEKNLPDFVVLLQPTSPLRTSADIDAAFEMLLANKSANAVVSVAEVSENPYSMKMLTNQGFINNFITHGKEYHRRQDEPAVYKLNGAIYICRTDVLLQSKIFLPEKTLGYIMPKDRSIDIDDIVDFKLAELIFMEKKAGKSL from the coding sequence ATGAAAGTGATATCGATAATTACTGCCAGGGGCGGCAGCAAGGGACTGCCTGGGAAAAACATCAAATCTTTCGGAGGCAAGCCTTTAATTGGTTGGACAGTGGAGCAGGCAAAAGGAAGCAGTTATATAGATGATATTGTGGTGTCGACCGATGCCAGGGAAATTGCCGCTGTTGCAGAAAAATTTGGGGGACGTGTGCCGTTTTTAAGACCTGAATCGCTTGCACAGGATGATACTCCAAGTATTGACGTTGTGATAAATCTGCTTAAGCAACTTGAACAGACAGAGAAAAATCTGCCCGATTTTGTAGTTTTACTTCAGCCGACTTCTCCACTCAGAACTTCTGCAGATATCGATGCGGCTTTTGAAATGTTATTGGCGAATAAATCCGCCAATGCAGTAGTGAGTGTTGCTGAAGTTTCGGAAAATCCATACAGCATGAAGATGTTAACGAACCAGGGATTTATTAATAATTTCATAACGCACGGGAAAGAATATCATCGAAGGCAGGATGAGCCGGCTGTTTATAAATTAAATGGAGCGATATATATTTGCAGGACGGATGTATTATTGCAAAGTAAAATCTTTCTGCCTGAAAAGACGTTGGGTTATATTATGCCTAAAGACCGTTCCATTGATATAGATGATATTGTTGATTTTAAGCTGGCGGAATTAATATTTATGGAAAAAAAGGCGGGAAAGTCATTATAA
- the neuC gene encoding UDP-N-acetylglucosamine 2-epimerase translates to MRKVCVITGSRAEYSLLRPLMKEIEKDTELRLQLIVTGMHLSLEFGSTYKAIEADGFAIDKKIKILSKVDTPVGISKSMGLAITGFAKAYERLKPVIIVVLGDRFEIFGAVAAALVSRIPVAHIHGGEITEGAFDDAMRHCITKMSHLHFASTKEYRKRVIQLGESPGRVFNVGALGVENIKRMEMLSMNVLERELRFKFKKHNLLVTFHPVTLENNTSEKHFQVLLNVLDRLEDTGIIFTKSNADPGGRLINKMIDKYISKNSSKAAAFTSLGGQRYLSLMRYADAVVGNSSSGIVEAPSLNVGTINIGDRQKGRVRAESVIDCQCKQRTILKAFERLYSREFQSLLKKVKNPYEGDGNAAKSIKDKIKNIDLSNLIKKKFHNII, encoded by the coding sequence ATGAGAAAAGTTTGTGTTATTACCGGCTCAAGGGCAGAATACAGTCTTTTAAGACCCTTGATGAAAGAGATTGAAAAAGACACTGAGTTGCGGCTTCAGTTGATAGTAACGGGTATGCACTTATCTCTTGAGTTCGGGTCAACCTATAAGGCAATAGAAGCAGATGGATTTGCTATTGATAAAAAGATAAAAATTCTTTCTAAGGTTGATACGCCGGTCGGGATTTCAAAATCGATGGGGTTGGCGATAACAGGTTTTGCAAAGGCTTATGAAAGGCTGAAACCAGTTATTATTGTTGTGCTTGGTGACAGATTCGAGATTTTCGGCGCTGTTGCAGCAGCACTTGTCAGCAGAATTCCTGTAGCCCATATTCATGGCGGAGAAATAACGGAAGGCGCGTTTGATGATGCTATGAGGCATTGTATTACCAAGATGAGCCATCTTCATTTTGCATCTACAAAAGAATATAGAAAGAGAGTAATTCAGCTTGGCGAATCGCCTGGCAGGGTATTCAATGTTGGAGCATTAGGAGTTGAAAATATAAAGAGAATGGAGATGTTGTCCATGAATGTATTAGAAAGAGAACTAAGGTTTAAGTTCAAGAAGCATAACCTGTTAGTTACTTTTCATCCGGTAACATTGGAAAATAACACATCAGAAAAACACTTTCAAGTCCTGCTTAATGTTTTGGATAGATTAGAAGATACGGGCATAATTTTCACGAAGTCAAATGCCGACCCGGGTGGAAGATTGATTAATAAAATGATTGATAAATACATTTCGAAAAATAGTTCTAAGGCAGCAGCATTTACGTCATTAGGCGGCCAGAGATATCTTTCTTTGATGCGGTATGCAGATGCAGTTGTAGGTAATTCATCGAGTGGAATTGTAGAAGCACCAAGTTTAAATGTTGGAACAATTAATATAGGCGACAGACAGAAGGGACGCGTAAGAGCTGAAAGTGTAATTGACTGTCAATGCAAACAGAGAACTATCTTAAAAGCCTTTGAGAGATTGTATTCACGGGAGTTTCAATCACTGCTTAAAAAGGTAAAAAATCCTTATGAGGGGGATGGTAACGCGGCTAAGAGTATAAAAGATAAGATTAAAAATATTGACTTGAGCAATCTTATTAAAAAGAAGTTCCATAATATTATATAA
- a CDS encoding class I SAM-dependent methyltransferase translates to MKNHKHSEINPFERNWQQRKESYYTHWTKGEILNQVQLAFRNHWSLLGELMKDSRFNRGRRVLEVGCGRGSLSCYFSDADYDCTLLDISESVINIAQEIFRANNLKAEFMVGDVNALPFKDASFDVVFSIGLLEHLRDIEISIKEQIRVLADGGLFLGYVVPNYSDNIQKDYEWINDILKGYAENFENSAIAKEDVYRSDAGTESYLPILKKYKLKNIQSSGVYPLPMISHSIKFPFTLMPEESEKALVKQLQKMLTENGHKTGKHPWLCDEGYGQAFIVWGYK, encoded by the coding sequence ATGAAAAACCATAAACACAGCGAAATTAATCCATTCGAGAGAAATTGGCAGCAGAGAAAGGAATCGTATTACACCCATTGGACGAAAGGTGAAATACTCAATCAGGTTCAGTTAGCTTTCAGAAACCACTGGAGCCTTTTAGGAGAATTAATGAAGGACTCCCGCTTCAATCGGGGCAGGCGAGTGCTGGAAGTCGGCTGCGGCAGGGGCAGTCTTTCATGTTATTTTAGTGATGCAGATTATGATTGTACGCTGCTGGATATTTCTGAGAGTGTCATTAATATCGCACAGGAAATCTTTAGAGCTAATAATCTAAAGGCAGAATTCATGGTCGGCGATGTTAATGCCTTGCCTTTCAAAGATGCATCCTTTGACGTTGTTTTCTCCATAGGTTTATTGGAACACCTCAGGGATATTGAGATTTCAATTAAAGAGCAGATTCGCGTACTGGCTGATGGAGGTTTGTTTTTGGGGTACGTCGTACCAAACTATTCAGACAATATTCAAAAAGATTATGAGTGGATAAACGACATTTTGAAAGGTTATGCTGAGAATTTCGAAAATTCCGCCATAGCAAAGGAAGATGTTTATCGTTCAGATGCTGGTACTGAGAGTTATTTGCCTATTTTAAAAAAATACAAATTGAAAAATATTCAATCGAGCGGTGTCTATCCCTTGCCGATGATTTCTCATTCCATAAAGTTTCCGTTTACGCTGATGCCGGAAGAAAGCGAAAAAGCTTTAGTTAAACAATTGCAGAAGATGCTGACAGAAAACGGCCATAAGACCGGCAAACATCCCTGGCTTTGTGATGAAGGGTATGGACAGGCCTTTATTGTCTGGGGATATAAATAG
- the neuC gene encoding UDP-N-acetylglucosamine 2-epimerase, which yields MKKRKICVVVASRANYGRVKSVLMAIEKDTRLELQLIVGASTLLYRFGKAVEIILKDGFKPVRKIYYVLEGETLATQAKSTGYGIVELSTAFEDLQPDMVITVADRFETMATAVAAAYLNITLVHIQGGEVTGNIDERVRHAITKLSDIHFVATEKARERIIKMGENPDRIFNYGCPAMDLLANENLSISNDIMKSYGGTGKTIDWSEPYILIVQHPVTTSYGQGFKQISQTLEALGKFKNIKKVVLWPNVDAGTDDVSKGIRVFREANKEEDFHYFRGFSPEHYAAVLNNAVCCVGNSSSFIREGAFLGTPVVIIGDRQQGRECGKNVVFANYDSNEIANAVANQLKHGRYSPNKLFGDGNAGQRIVEKIATIKIDNNKILTY from the coding sequence ATGAAAAAAAGAAAAATATGTGTGGTAGTGGCAAGCAGGGCGAATTATGGCAGGGTAAAGTCTGTCCTAATGGCTATTGAAAAAGACACTCGTTTGGAACTGCAGCTTATTGTCGGAGCATCTACTTTACTTTATAGATTCGGCAAAGCAGTAGAAATTATACTAAAAGACGGATTCAAACCTGTCAGGAAAATCTATTATGTTCTTGAAGGTGAAACATTAGCTACACAGGCAAAGTCGACAGGCTATGGCATTGTGGAATTATCTACTGCTTTTGAGGATTTGCAGCCGGACATGGTAATAACCGTAGCAGACAGGTTTGAAACAATGGCTACGGCGGTTGCTGCGGCATATCTTAATATTACACTTGTGCATATCCAGGGCGGCGAAGTAACGGGCAACATTGATGAGCGGGTCAGGCATGCAATCACAAAATTGTCAGACATTCATTTTGTCGCGACAGAAAAAGCCAGAGAAAGAATAATTAAAATGGGGGAAAACCCGGACCGCATATTCAACTACGGCTGTCCGGCTATGGACTTATTGGCAAATGAAAACCTGAGTATCAGCAACGATATAATGAAGAGTTATGGCGGTACAGGCAAAACGATAGATTGGTCGGAACCTTATATTCTTATTGTACAGCATCCTGTAACAACCAGTTACGGGCAGGGATTCAAACAGATAAGTCAGACATTAGAGGCTTTGGGGAAATTTAAAAATATTAAAAAAGTCGTACTTTGGCCCAATGTCGATGCGGGTACAGATGATGTTTCAAAGGGCATCAGAGTATTTAGGGAAGCTAACAAGGAAGAGGATTTTCACTACTTTAGAGGGTTTTCGCCTGAACATTATGCCGCTGTATTAAATAATGCAGTTTGCTGCGTTGGAAATTCGTCGTCCTTCATAAGGGAAGGCGCATTTTTGGGAACGCCGGTTGTTATAATTGGAGACAGACAGCAGGGCAGAGAGTGTGGGAAAAATGTAGTTTTCGCTAACTATGATAGCAATGAAATTGCCAATGCTGTTGCGAATCAGTTGAAACACGGCAGATACTCTCCGAATAAATTATTTGGCGATGGCAACGCTGGCCAAAGAATAGTGGAGAAAATAGCGACGATTAAAATTGATAATAACAAAATATTGACATACTAA
- a CDS encoding methyltransferase domain-containing protein produces the protein MNKDYTDSWITGFNEKKLISYHNKFYKNFEKNIKHYQQIEFIRKYLKYDMEWLDAPIGSGRLMDELSCRNMLGFDKSPAFVSYNNSKGRKTIEGDLFNMPFNERFGLITCLHTLFAFDEFRQILKELVSALKKDGILIADIVNRSHIEASNLKCGQYPYKSALTREEIIEFFESLNCKVIEIELHDLYDNRFILHWRNNGNRWIRILKKILYKLLNILYFRLHLKTVFDKFSKNRDKKYYTKYLVAVKKK, from the coding sequence ATGAATAAAGATTATACCGATTCATGGATCACCGGATTTAATGAAAAAAAACTAATTTCATATCACAATAAATTTTACAAAAACTTTGAAAAGAACATAAAACATTACCAACAGATAGAATTTATTAGAAAGTATCTTAAATACGATATGGAATGGCTGGATGCTCCGATAGGTTCAGGCAGATTGATGGATGAACTGAGCTGCAGAAATATGCTTGGATTCGACAAGAGTCCTGCTTTTGTCAGTTATAATAACTCAAAAGGCAGGAAAACCATTGAAGGGGATTTGTTTAATATGCCTTTTAATGAAAGGTTTGGCCTTATTACCTGCCTGCATACTCTTTTTGCATTCGATGAATTTAGGCAGATATTAAAAGAGCTTGTATCAGCCTTGAAAAAAGACGGTATATTGATTGCAGATATTGTTAATCGTAGCCATATTGAAGCAAGTAACCTAAAATGCGGGCAGTATCCTTATAAATCGGCATTAACAAGAGAGGAAATAATAGAGTTTTTTGAGAGTCTTAACTGTAAGGTAATAGAAATAGAACTTCACGACTTATATGATAACAGGTTTATTCTGCACTGGAGAAATAATGGTAATAGATGGATAAGGATACTTAAGAAAATTTTATACAAGCTGCTCAATATTCTGTATTTTAGGCTTCATCTAAAAACCGTATTCGATAAATTTTCTAAGAACCGGGATAAAAAATATTACACAAAATACCTTGTGGCAGTTAAAAAGAAATAA
- a CDS encoding nucleotidyltransferase family protein — translation MISRDNQQKKEILLKVKISSDASIKSALKKIDQAGLAILFVCDKEDKLEGVITDGDIRRQILKDGDLTQKIEICCNRSPVVFKKGKYTLEQARKTMLEKTIEVIPVLDENNYIVDLLFWRDLFEDESKHIKKIDVPVVIMAGGKGTRLEPFTKILPKPLMPIGEKPAIRIIIDRFNRYGVNHFYVTLNHKGEMIKVYLESAQNDFDVDYIWEEQFLGTAGGLKLLPLTIGDTFIVSNCDVIVKADYSDLLRFHNDSRNLLTVVGAIYHHQIPYGVINFEKEGKIKHIKEKPEFDFTVNTGMYVMSSKVLEFIPKDKNFDMTDLVAVLLDSKKNVGVYPVSEKSYVDIGQWKEYREAIDKLGLFE, via the coding sequence ATGATTTCCAGGGATAATCAGCAAAAAAAAGAAATTCTCTTAAAGGTTAAAATATCATCAGATGCGAGTATTAAATCGGCACTGAAAAAAATAGACCAGGCCGGTCTGGCTATTTTATTTGTCTGCGACAAAGAAGACAAATTGGAAGGCGTTATTACAGATGGCGACATAAGACGCCAAATATTGAAGGATGGAGACCTGACGCAAAAGATTGAGATATGCTGCAATCGCTCGCCGGTAGTATTTAAAAAAGGCAAATATACTCTGGAACAGGCCAGGAAAACTATGCTGGAAAAGACAATCGAAGTAATCCCTGTTTTGGACGAAAATAATTATATTGTAGATTTGCTTTTCTGGAGAGACCTCTTTGAGGACGAGTCGAAACACATTAAAAAGATAGATGTGCCGGTAGTGATAATGGCGGGAGGCAAGGGTACGAGATTGGAGCCTTTTACGAAAATACTGCCCAAGCCGCTTATGCCCATAGGCGAGAAACCGGCCATAAGAATAATAATAGACAGATTCAACCGATACGGCGTAAATCACTTTTATGTGACACTGAATCATAAAGGCGAGATGATAAAGGTTTATCTTGAAAGTGCACAGAACGATTTCGATGTAGATTACATCTGGGAAGAACAGTTTCTTGGTACTGCAGGCGGTCTTAAACTTCTGCCTTTAACAATAGGGGATACTTTTATAGTCTCCAACTGTGACGTGATAGTGAAAGCAGATTACTCAGATTTACTTAGATTTCACAATGACAGTAGAAATCTTTTGACTGTTGTTGGTGCAATATATCATCACCAAATTCCTTATGGCGTCATTAATTTTGAAAAAGAGGGCAAGATTAAGCACATTAAGGAAAAACCGGAATTTGATTTTACTGTGAATACCGGAATGTATGTTATGTCATCAAAGGTTCTGGAATTCATTCCCAAAGATAAGAATTTCGATATGACAGATCTTGTCGCAGTTCTTTTGGATAGTAAAAAAAATGTAGGAGTATATCCTGTATCTGAGAAATCATACGTAGATATCGGCCAATGGAAAGAGTACAGAGAAGCAATAGATAAATTAGGTTTATTTGAATGA
- a CDS encoding acylneuraminate cytidylyltransferase family protein, producing the protein MKILAIIPARGGSKGIEKKNIIDLCGRPLLDYTIKPALEVLRDNIISEVIVSTDCAEIAGIAQKSGVKVPFLRPKELAGDKSPSVEYVLHALDFYQQQGIVFDTVLILQPTAPLRTYEDMKNSVKLFSNHSCDTLISAYKEEKLSDLIMYHCRNNFGIALNKDHNKAIRRQDQNNIYVRNGAIYIATAEFVRKMKKLISDLPLLYEMPKSRSVNIDSYEDLETARNILCK; encoded by the coding sequence ATGAAAATACTGGCGATTATTCCTGCTCGAGGCGGCTCAAAAGGAATCGAAAAGAAAAACATTATCGACCTTTGCGGCCGTCCGCTTTTAGATTATACCATTAAGCCCGCCCTTGAAGTTCTTCGCGACAATATCATATCGGAAGTTATCGTATCTACTGACTGTGCTGAAATCGCAGGTATTGCACAAAAATCAGGGGTTAAAGTGCCGTTTTTGCGTCCCAAAGAATTAGCCGGGGATAAATCGCCGTCTGTAGAGTATGTTTTGCATGCACTTGATTTCTACCAGCAGCAGGGGATTGTATTCGATACGGTTTTGATTTTACAGCCGACAGCTCCTCTGAGGACATATGAGGATATGAAAAATTCCGTTAAGCTTTTCAGCAATCATTCCTGTGACACATTGATATCGGCTTACAAAGAAGAAAAACTAAGCGACCTGATTATGTATCATTGCCGGAATAACTTTGGAATCGCATTAAATAAAGACCATAACAAGGCAATTAGACGGCAGGACCAAAATAATATCTATGTGAGAAATGGCGCGATTTATATTGCAACTGCCGAATTTGTCAGAAAAATGAAAAAACTGATTAGCGATCTTCCGCTGCTTTATGAAATGCCTAAGTCCAGGTCGGTAAATATTGATTCATATGAAGACCTGGAGACTGCAAGGAATATATTGTGCAAATAG
- a CDS encoding class I SAM-dependent methyltransferase has translation MDLELRELYFQILEEELAELTDSRTGMLNAKYSKIIDCPLCKSPVGKQRELFVKRGFTFVRCENCGMIFVNPQVVPESSRERYDDSRANNLWVEIQESAKEQAWKKGYYAEQIQLLKKYIDKPTLNLIDIGCSSGHFLEISKKHQPEWSVKGVELNSKACYYATQKNLDVEQKLLSELDENQKFDVFTLFGVLEHLSDPLTILKDMKDHSKDTSYVLAIVPNAYSLYCMFLQSKSVSFDGRNHLLYFSGKTLHSLFQDNGFEIIHLDTVLTGLTNIKRQIQWLDPYESIDGTKYIPEEIRHFLESGEVEDLILQYNLGLRLRVLAKFEKNNEKNGERCSKNCKTL, from the coding sequence ATGGATTTGGAACTGAGAGAACTATATTTTCAGATACTTGAGGAAGAGTTGGCTGAATTGACGGACTCAAGGACAGGGATGTTAAATGCAAAATATTCAAAAATTATCGATTGTCCTTTGTGTAAATCGCCAGTTGGGAAACAAAGAGAATTGTTTGTGAAAAGAGGGTTCACTTTTGTAAGGTGTGAAAACTGTGGGATGATTTTTGTTAATCCTCAGGTTGTTCCGGAATCTTCGAGGGAACGCTATGACGATTCCAGAGCGAATAACTTATGGGTTGAAATACAGGAGTCGGCAAAGGAGCAGGCGTGGAAAAAAGGTTATTATGCAGAACAAATTCAGTTGTTGAAAAAGTATATTGACAAGCCAACCCTGAATTTAATTGATATAGGGTGTTCATCCGGGCATTTTTTGGAGATTTCGAAGAAGCATCAGCCGGAATGGTCCGTAAAGGGTGTCGAATTAAACTCCAAAGCCTGCTATTATGCAACTCAGAAAAATCTGGATGTCGAACAGAAATTATTAAGCGAACTCGACGAAAATCAAAAATTCGATGTTTTTACCTTATTTGGTGTTCTTGAGCATTTATCCGACCCGTTGACGATTTTAAAAGACATGAAAGACCACTCAAAAGACACTTCATACGTTCTGGCTATAGTTCCGAACGCTTATTCCTTGTATTGTATGTTCCTGCAGAGCAAAAGTGTAAGTTTTGATGGAAGAAACCATCTGTTATATTTTTCAGGGAAAACACTTCACAGCCTGTTTCAGGACAACGGCTTCGAAATTATCCATCTGGATACGGTGTTAACCGGACTTACTAATATAAAAAGGCAAATTCAATGGCTTGACCCTTATGAAAGTATTGACGGTACAAAGTATATACCGGAAGAAATCAGACATTTTTTGGAAAGCGGCGAAGTTGAAGATTTGATATTACAATATAATTTAGGGCTGAGACTTAGAGTACTGGCAAAGTTCGAAAAAAACAATGAAAAAAACGGGGAGCGGTGCAGCAAAAACTGCAAAACACTCTGA
- a CDS encoding oligosaccharide flippase family protein, with product MEKRVAKNFIIYSLPDILAKCIFFLTMPITTLYLTTEDFGYITLFTLCSVPFTILVEFGAGYIINSTWFKFSRKQQRELLFNLLAISALMNFLAVIIVTAFYNRIFPILVGGNWEAIKSLYWVLILKVLFGIPTGVFMSWVIIEQKAKLSSIIQIINIILTAGVTILAVILTGSYKYVILGNVAVFIVVSLIQIMVMFSSIEFRFRYEYFKLAYEVGGPIFLRSIFNQIRKQVDTFYVAKLFGAGQLALYDFPKRFDSMFAGITANYDKSYEPFIYKQLSERGLLISNLRRVLFFWFYVTFLLSSVLFVFGRQLIILFTHGVFGNSYPLLLLILCVVFVRATFAGTPLVLVYYQKTKYIFFATLIHGILSIFLCVILVKLYGAKGGVVAIWAGTFVYFFINFLLKRKLCPEPFIEKITWPYVLIFHLLVVLKVFFNTDIPMTVFFVLIVILTIHGYLREKKYLRGVFNKGIKIFWTIKTS from the coding sequence ATGGAAAAACGAGTTGCAAAAAATTTCATCATATATTCTCTGCCCGACATTCTGGCTAAATGTATTTTCTTTTTAACTATGCCGATTACAACTCTGTATTTAACTACGGAGGATTTTGGTTATATAACATTATTTACATTATGTTCGGTTCCATTTACTATTTTGGTTGAGTTCGGTGCAGGTTATATAATAAATTCCACATGGTTTAAATTCAGCAGGAAACAGCAGAGAGAACTGCTGTTCAATTTATTAGCAATATCGGCCCTGATGAATTTTTTAGCAGTCATAATTGTTACTGCCTTCTATAACAGAATTTTTCCAATCCTCGTAGGTGGAAACTGGGAAGCGATTAAAAGCCTTTATTGGGTATTGATTCTAAAGGTTCTATTTGGCATTCCTACGGGAGTATTTATGAGTTGGGTGATTATTGAACAAAAAGCGAAGCTGAGTTCGATTATTCAGATTATTAATATAATTTTAACTGCCGGGGTTACTATTTTGGCTGTGATATTAACCGGCAGTTATAAATATGTTATTCTTGGTAATGTTGCCGTTTTTATTGTTGTAAGCCTTATACAAATAATGGTAATGTTTTCTTCGATTGAATTTAGGTTCAGGTATGAGTATTTTAAATTGGCCTATGAGGTAGGAGGCCCTATTTTTTTAAGGTCAATATTTAACCAGATACGCAAGCAGGTAGATACGTTTTATGTTGCCAAATTATTTGGTGCCGGCCAACTGGCCTTATATGATTTCCCCAAGAGATTTGACAGTATGTTCGCTGGTATAACTGCAAACTATGACAAGAGTTATGAACCATTTATATATAAACAATTATCCGAGAGGGGACTCTTAATATCTAATTTAAGAAGAGTTTTATTCTTCTGGTTTTATGTTACTTTTTTACTTTCGAGTGTGCTATTTGTGTTTGGTCGGCAACTAATCATATTATTTACGCATGGCGTTTTTGGGAATTCATATCCGCTGCTTCTGCTGATTTTGTGTGTAGTGTTCGTGAGGGCAACTTTTGCAGGAACTCCGTTGGTGCTGGTATACTATCAAAAAACCAAATACATATTTTTTGCTACTTTAATTCATGGTATTTTGTCTATTTTTCTTTGTGTCATTCTGGTTAAGCTATATGGCGCCAAGGGAGGTGTTGTTGCAATATGGGCGGGAACATTTGTTTATTTTTTTATAAATTTTTTACTGAAAAGAAAATTGTGTCCTGAACCCTTTATAGAGAAAATTACGTGGCCTTATGTTTTAATATTTCACCTGTTGGTTGTTTTGAAAGTATTTTTTAATACGGATATTCCCATGACCGTGTTTTTTGTCCTGATAGTCATTTTGACAATCCATGGCTATCTCAGAGAGAAAAAATATCTGAGGGGAGTGTTTAATAAAGGGATAAAAATATTTTGGACGATTAAAACCAGTTGA
- a CDS encoding NAD(P)-dependent oxidoreductase: MQIGILEPSDFSQKAVNKLKNIGNVSCFDGGNLDTFLHDKEILFIRLGHHINNNFLSKTEKLQYLCTPTTGFNHIDMNSVLKRNIIVVSLKGEDAFLSQIRATPEHAFGLVLALLRRYKYAFLTSGRSEWNRDKYKGEELFGNIVGIIGFGRIGNILANWFHCFGAKVYFYDTKPSILKTEHAQRIDALDQMLALVNIVVLAASYSESNRQFLGKRYIDLLKGKYFVNISRGELVDEKYLIEKIKKNFFKGVALDVIESENSDNNLQVLLKLAEDKHLILTPHIGGATYESMRKTEEFIVDKLIEKLKKG; this comes from the coding sequence GTGCAAATAGGAATTCTTGAACCGTCAGATTTTTCGCAGAAAGCCGTTAATAAGCTTAAAAACATCGGCAATGTGAGCTGTTTTGACGGCGGCAATCTGGACACGTTTTTACACGATAAGGAGATTCTTTTTATTCGTCTGGGGCATCATATTAATAATAACTTTTTGAGCAAAACCGAAAAACTGCAATATCTTTGTACGCCCACAACAGGTTTTAATCACATCGATATGAATTCCGTGCTTAAGAGAAATATAATTGTTGTTTCTCTAAAAGGAGAAGATGCTTTTCTGTCTCAAATAAGAGCGACTCCCGAACATGCATTTGGGCTGGTGCTGGCGCTTTTGCGAAGATACAAATATGCCTTTTTAACCTCCGGCAGGTCTGAATGGAACAGGGATAAATACAAAGGTGAAGAGTTATTTGGCAATATTGTAGGCATTATAGGTTTTGGACGTATTGGGAATATCCTGGCAAATTGGTTTCATTGTTTTGGAGCGAAGGTGTATTTTTATGATACCAAGCCGTCTATCCTGAAAACAGAGCATGCTCAAAGGATAGATGCTCTGGACCAAATGCTTGCTTTGGTTAATATTGTTGTCCTGGCGGCATCATATTCAGAAAGTAACAGGCAATTTTTGGGCAAAAGATATATTGATTTGTTGAAAGGTAAATACTTTGTCAATATCTCCCGAGGCGAACTTGTTGACGAAAAATACCTTATTGAGAAGATAAAAAAGAACTTTTTCAAAGGAGTAGCTCTTGATGTTATTGAAAGCGAAAACTCAGATAATAATCTGCAGGTACTTCTTAAACTTGCCGAAGATAAGCATCTGATTTTGACGCCGCATATCGGTGGCGCAACGTATGAATCGATGCGAAAAACAGAAGAATTTATAGTTGATAAGCTGATAGAAAAGTTAAAAAAAGGATAA